The following are from one region of the Sorghum bicolor cultivar BTx623 chromosome 2, Sorghum_bicolor_NCBIv3, whole genome shotgun sequence genome:
- the LOC8054878 gene encoding RHOMBOID-like protein 2, whose amino-acid sequence MASDGDGKGRVATAPGGGYGYGYGYGGYEGFEDRKWWPWLVPTVIVACIAVFVVEMYENNCPKNRSQLGGCVAGFLRRFSFQPLRENPLLGPSSSTLEKMGALDWNKIVHQNQGWRLISCIWLHAGLIHLVVNMLSLLFIGIRLEQQFGFVRIGAIYLLSGFGGSVLSALFLRNNYISVGASGALFGLLGSMLSELLMNWTIYSNKAAAIITLLFIVALNLAIGILPHADNFAHIGGFATGFLLGFVLLARPQFSWMERHELPQTNQPPKYKAYQYILWVVALVLLLVGFVVSLVMLFKGKNGNDGCHWCHYLNCVPTSKWKCNT is encoded by the exons aTGGCGAGCGACGGCGACGGGAAGGGCCGCGTCGCGACGGCGCCGGGGGGAGGGTACGGGTACGGGTACGGGTACGGCGGCTACGAGGGGTTCGAGGACCGGAAGTGGTGGCCGTGGCTCGTGCCCACCGTGATCGTCGCCTGCATCGCCGTGTTCGTCGTCGAGATGTACGAGAACAACTGCCCCAAGAACAGGAGCCAGCTCGGCGGCTGCGTCGCCGGGTTCCTCCGCCGCTTCTCCTTCCAGCCGCTCCGCGAGAACCCGCTGCTCGGGCCGTCATCCTCCAC TTTGGAGAAAATGGGAGCTCTTGACTGGAATAAAATTGTTCATCAAAACCAAGGGTGGCGCCTTATTAGCTGCATTTGGCTCCATGCTGGCCTAATCCATTTGGTTGTGAACATGCTAAGTTTGCTGTTTATTGGAATCCGCCTTGAGCAGCAATTTGGATTtg TCCGCATTGGTGCCATATACCTACTGTCTGGTTTTGGTGGCAGCGTGTTGTCTGCACTCTTCCTACGGAACAATTACATCTCTGTTGGTGCTTCTGGAGCTTTATTTGGCCTGCTTGGGTCCATGCTTTCTGAGCTACTCATGAACTGGACTATATACTCCAACAAG GCAGCAGCTATAATAACACTCCTGTTTATTGTTGCACTCAACTTAGCTATTGGGATATTACCTCACGCTGACAACTTTGCTCACATTGGTGGCTTCGCGACGGGTTTCCTCTTGGGTTTTGTTCTGTTGGCAAGGCCTCAATTTAGCTGGATGGAGCGCCATGAGTTGCCACAGACTAACCAACCTCCCAAGTACAAAGCGTACCAGTATATTTTGTGGGTTGTGGCACTCGTCTTGCTGTTAGTTGG GTTTGTGGTTTCACTGGTGATGCTTTTCAAAGGGAAGAATGGGAACGATGGCTGCCACTGGTGCCACTACCTGAACTGCGTGCCAACATCTAAGTGGAAGTGCAACACCTAG
- the LOC8054877 gene encoding protein HAPLESS 2-A — MAPPRSPLPAVLTVLFLVLLAAGSAGGAEVLAKSLLESCVDDSGAGGRLSCDRKVVVDMAVPSESSGGEASLVAQVAHVNDTEQTKTIRNPPVITVNKGAVYALYALNYIRDVAYKPEEQFVETRKCEPDAGADVVGACERLWYQNGSIIEHSEPICCPCGPNRRVPSSCGNVFDKIFKGKANTAHCLRFPGDWFHVFGIGKRLLGFNIRVQVKKGSSVSEVVVGPENRTVVSKDNFLRVNLIGDFSGYTSIPTFENFYLVTPRKGAGSGEPQNLGAEYSKWMLLERVRFTEGIECDKIGVGYQAFQNQPNFCASAFGSCLYNQLSTFLESDKNRINRRQQPQYVVQGRFQRINQHPNATVHTFSIGVTEVRNSNLRIELSADDIEYMYQRSPGKITNISVPTFEALSQYGTAKVTTKNIGKLEASYTLTFNCLSGISFVEEQYYVLKPDEASTRLFYLRASTDKAAKYQCTAILKASDFSELDRQECLFSTMATVLDNGTQIIGSSNDHDLGFFDTIKGYLLSFWDFLIDLFSGKSCRMNKCWSFFDFSCHTQYTCITWLVMLVLLLFTLPAGALLLCLLHQKGFFDPVYDWWEDLLGLDDRTYRRHKKGHHRHHHHHHHHHRHHHHGHSHRHGHHPHSHHHAHQRSKSEPSHHHVLHRQQPEAAAEGHRHIHDPALGVQHREAGHLGHKRRHGKAVIAEDALEFRERRPYEVKHAGRVLHDDHGRHHSWEV, encoded by the exons ATGGCTCCTCCTCGCTCCCCTCTCCCCGCCGTCCTCACCGTCCTCTTCCTCGTGCTCCTCGCGGCCGGCAGCGCAGGCGGCGCGGAGGTCCTCGCCAAGTCCCTCCTGGAGAGCTGCGTTGACGACTCGGGCGCGGGGGGCCGCCTCTCCTGCGACAGAAAGGTCGTCGTCGACATGGCCGTCCCCAGCGAATCC AGCGGTGGGGAGGCGTCGCTGGTCGCGCAGGTCGCGCACGTGAACGACACGGAGCAAACGAAGACCATAAGAAATCCCCCTGTCATTACCGTCAACAAGGGCGCCGTGTACGCGCTCTACGCCCTCAACTACATCAGG GATGTTGCTTACAAACCTGAGGAACAGTTTGTTGAGACACGCAAATGTGAACCAGATGCTGGTGCTGATGTTGTTGGAGCTTGTGAAAG GTTATGGTATCAAAACGGTTCTATAATTGAGCACTCAGAG CCTATTTGCTGTCCCTGTGGTCCTAACCGCCGTGTACCTTCATCTTGTGGAAACGTTT TTGATAAAATTTTCAAAGGAAAAGCTAATACAGCTCACTGTCTACGATTTCCAGGTGACTG GTTCCATGTTTTTGGAATTGGAAAAAGATTACTTGGGTTCAACATCAGGGTACAAGTTAAGAAAGGTTCATCTGTATCG GAGGTTGTTGTTGGTCCGGAGAATAGAACTGTTGTTTCTAAAGACAATTTTCTGAGAGTGAATCTTATTGGTGATTTTAGTGGTTATACCAGCATCCCAACATTTGAGAACTTCTATCTTGTGACCCCTAGGAAG GGTGCTGGTAGTGGTGAGCCACAAAACCTTGGTGCTGAATATAGCAAGTGGATGCTGTTGGAGAGAGTTCGTTTTACAGAAGGTATCGAATGTGACAAGATTGGTGTTGGTTATCAGGCTTTCCAAAACCAACCTAACTTCTGTGCATCGGCATTTGGGAGCTGTTTGTACAATCAGCTATCGACCTTTTTGGAG TCTGACAAAAATCGGATAAACAGGAGACAACAGCCCCAATATGTTGTGCAGGGAAGGTTTCAGAGGATCAATCAACATCCA AATGCAACTGTTCATACCTTTTCTATTGGAGTGACAGAAGTTCGTAATAGCAATTTACGGATAGAGCTGAGTGCTGATGACATAGAATACATGTATCAGAG GAGCCCAGGGAAGATAACCAACATTAGTGTTCCAACATTTGAAGCCTTAAGTCAATATGGCACTGCAAAGGTCACAACTAAGAATATTGGTAAACTGGAGGCTTCGTATACCTTGACG TTTAACTGCTTAAGTGGAATCAGTTTTGTGGAG GAGCAGTACTATGTCCTGAAACCGGATGAAGCAAGTACCCGTTTATTTTACTTGCGCGCATCTACAGATAAAGCAGCAAAGTATCAATGTACAG CTATTCTGAAGGCGTCAGATTTTAGTGAACTTGACAGACAAGAATGCCTTTTTTCTACTATGGCTACAGTTCTTGATAATGGAACACAG ATAATCGGTTCATCAAATGACCACGATTTGGGTTTCTTTGATACCATCAAAGGCTATTTGCTTAGCTTCTGGGATTTTCTGATTGATTTATTCAGTGGCAAATCCTGCAG GATGAACAAATGTTGGAGCTTTTTTGACTTCAGCTGCCATACCCAGTACACATGCATCACCTGGCTCGTCATGTTGGTGCTGCTACTTTTTACGTTACCTGCAG GCGCACTTCTCCTGTGTCTTCTTCATCAGAAAGGCTTCTTCGACCCGGTGTACGATTGGTGGGAGGACCTGCTGGGGCTCGACGACCGCACGTACCGGAGGCACAAGAAAggccaccaccgccaccaccatcatcaccatcatcaccaccgGCACCACCACCATGGACACTCGCACCGCCATGGCCACCACCCCCACAGTCACCACCACGCGCACCAGAGGAGCAAGAGCGAGCCCAGCCACCACCACGTTCTACACAGGCAGCAGCCCGAGGCGGCGGCAGAAGGCCACCGGCACATACACGACCCGGCACTCGGTGTGCAGCACAGGGAGGCCGGGCACTTGGGGCACAAGCGTCGGCATGGCAAAGCGGTGATCGCAGAGGACGCCCTGGAGTTCAGGGAACGAAGACCGTACGAGGTCAAGCATGCCGGGCGCGTGCTGCACGACGATCACGGCCGCCACCACTCCTGGGAAGTGTAG